In Mesorhizobium sp. 113-3-3, a genomic segment contains:
- the mmsB gene encoding multiple monosaccharide ABC transporter permease, whose protein sequence is MSTESAPAPQGNVAEEQRPRIAVSALTTNLREYGLIIALIVIMLFFQFTTSGTLFKPVNLSNLVQQNSFIIVMALGMLLVIVSGYIDLSVGSVAGFIGALAANMMVIWQLGPLSNPLVVSIVCLIVGGLIGAAQGYWIAYHRIPSFIVTLAGMLIFRGICQALLGGGSSVGPLPDDFKALSSGFIPDLIGPLTLIPPTVNAAGKTIIGSGLTLHMTTIVLGLIAVVAYAYFGVRTRRKRERHGYEAEPFPLFVVKTLVASALALFLVYEFASYRGLPVVLLVMGVLISLFVFVTKRMTIGRRIYAMGGNPKAAQLSGINTERLTLLVFINMGVLSALGGLIIAARLGQAVPAAGLGSELDVIAAVFIGGASAMGGVGQVIGAVVGGFIMGVMNNGMSIMGVNVDWQQVVKGLVLLGAVIFDVYNKNKA, encoded by the coding sequence ATGAGCACCGAAAGCGCCCCCGCCCCGCAGGGCAATGTCGCCGAAGAACAGCGTCCACGCATTGCCGTCTCGGCGCTGACGACGAACCTGCGCGAATACGGCCTGATCATCGCGCTGATCGTCATCATGCTGTTCTTCCAGTTCACCACGTCTGGAACGCTGTTCAAGCCGGTCAACCTCAGCAATCTTGTGCAGCAGAATTCGTTCATCATCGTGATGGCGCTCGGTATGCTGCTGGTCATCGTTTCCGGCTATATCGACCTCAGCGTCGGGTCGGTCGCCGGTTTCATCGGCGCGCTGGCGGCCAACATGATGGTCATCTGGCAACTCGGACCGCTCAGCAATCCGCTGGTGGTTTCGATCGTCTGCCTCATCGTGGGCGGCCTGATCGGCGCGGCGCAAGGCTATTGGATCGCCTATCACCGGATACCGAGCTTCATCGTGACGCTTGCGGGCATGCTGATCTTCCGCGGCATCTGCCAGGCGCTGCTGGGCGGCGGGTCCTCGGTGGGCCCACTTCCCGACGACTTCAAGGCACTGAGCTCCGGCTTCATCCCGGACTTGATCGGCCCGCTGACGCTGATCCCGCCGACGGTGAATGCCGCCGGCAAGACCATCATCGGCAGCGGCCTGACGCTGCACATGACGACGATCGTGCTCGGCCTCATCGCGGTGGTTGCCTATGCCTATTTCGGGGTGAGGACGCGACGCAAGCGCGAACGCCATGGCTATGAGGCCGAGCCGTTCCCCCTGTTCGTCGTCAAGACGCTGGTCGCCAGCGCGCTGGCGCTGTTCCTTGTCTATGAATTCGCCAGCTACCGGGGCCTGCCGGTGGTGCTGCTCGTCATGGGCGTGCTGATCTCGCTGTTCGTCTTCGTCACCAAGCGCATGACGATCGGCCGTCGCATCTATGCCATGGGCGGCAATCCCAAGGCGGCGCAGCTGTCGGGCATCAACACCGAGCGGCTGACGCTGCTGGTGTTCATCAATATGGGTGTGCTGTCAGCGCTGGGAGGCCTGATCATCGCGGCGCGTCTCGGCCAGGCCGTGCCGGCGGCGGGTCTGGGCTCGGAGCTCGACGTCATCGCCGCCGTCTTCATCGGCGGCGCCTCGGCAATGGGCGGCGTCGGCCAGGTCATCGGCGCCGTGGTCGGCGGCTTCATCATGGGCGTGATGAACAACGGCATGTCGATCATGGGCGTCAACGTCGACTGGCAGCAGGTGGTCAAAGGCCTCGTGCTGCTCGGCGCCGTGATCTTCGACGTCTACAACAAGAACAAGGCCTGA
- a CDS encoding 2'-deoxycytidine 5'-triphosphate deaminase → MRQTGILPDQDIAALFQSGALKSRRALDPDQIQPASLDLRLGDKAWRVRASFLPGPNHKVSEKLDRLKLHEINLAEGAVLETGCVYIVPLLESLALPAEISASANPKSSTGRLDIFTRVMTDRGHEFDKIAVGYNGPLYLEVSPRTFPIVVRTGSRLSQIRFRTGNALLAEAELNELHRAQMLVATEPPNISGGGIALSIDLNGDSDGLVGYRGKHHTGLVDVDKRAAQDVVDFWEPIHKSGAGELVLDPDEFYILVSQEAVHVPPLYAAEMTPFDPLVGEFRVHYAGFFDPGFGHSAAGGTGSRAVLEVRSHEVPFILDHGQIVGRLVYEHMLKRPQSLYGTDLGSNYQAQGLKLSKHFRAAR, encoded by the coding sequence TTGCGGCAGACAGGCATTCTTCCCGATCAGGACATCGCGGCGCTGTTCCAGTCCGGTGCGCTGAAGTCGCGACGTGCTCTTGATCCCGACCAGATCCAGCCGGCCAGCCTTGATCTCAGGCTCGGCGACAAGGCCTGGCGGGTGCGCGCGTCCTTCCTGCCGGGTCCCAACCATAAGGTTTCGGAAAAGCTCGACAGGCTGAAGCTGCACGAGATCAATCTGGCCGAAGGCGCGGTGCTGGAGACTGGCTGCGTCTACATCGTGCCGCTGCTCGAAAGCCTTGCCTTGCCGGCAGAGATTTCCGCTTCGGCCAACCCGAAGAGCTCGACCGGGCGGCTCGACATCTTCACCCGTGTCATGACCGACCGCGGCCACGAGTTCGACAAGATCGCCGTCGGCTACAACGGTCCGCTCTATCTCGAGGTCAGCCCGCGCACTTTCCCGATCGTCGTGCGCACCGGCTCGCGCCTGTCGCAGATCCGCTTCCGCACCGGCAACGCTTTGCTCGCCGAAGCCGAACTCAATGAATTGCATCGCGCGCAGATGCTGGTCGCCACCGAACCGCCGAATATTTCGGGCGGCGGCATCGCGCTGTCGATCGATCTCAACGGCGACAGTGACGGGCTGGTCGGCTATCGCGGCAAGCACCACACCGGTCTTGTCGATGTCGACAAGCGCGCCGCGCAGGATGTCGTCGATTTCTGGGAACCGATCCACAAGAGCGGCGCCGGCGAGCTGGTGCTTGACCCCGACGAATTCTACATCCTCGTCAGCCAGGAAGCGGTGCATGTGCCACCACTCTACGCCGCCGAGATGACGCCTTTCGATCCGCTGGTCGGTGAATTCCGCGTCCACTATGCCGGCTTCTTCGATCCGGGTTTCGGCCATTCGGCGGCTGGTGGCACCGGCAGCCGGGCGGTGCTTGAGGTGCGCAGCCACGAAGTGCCGTTCATCCTCGACCATGGCCAGATCGTCGGCCGGCTGGTCTACGAGCACATGCTGAAACGGCCGCAGTCGCTCTACGGCACGGATCTCGGCTCCAACTACCAGGCACAGGGCCTGAAGCTCTCCAAGCACTTCCGCGCCGCACGCTGA
- a CDS encoding ceramide glucosyltransferase has product MELTLIAASLSTALILSNAASILLAASQLKRRTTIARPAGKSPPVSVVIPWRGVEPFTQETLERAFSLDWPRYELIFCVAHGDDPVVRLIRAAIDRFPKVPARLLIGEDRFSANPKLNNCAKGWEAARHNWVVLADSNVLMPRDYIQHLMAAWRTDTGLVCSTPIGSRPEGFWAEVECAFLNTLQARWQYAGEALGLGFAQGKSMLLNKPVLDANGGIRALAAEAAEDAAATKLVSAIGLRVNLVAAPFEQPLGRRTLGTVWSRQARWARLRRVTFPLFFTPEILTGAVVPLAFALLAAASAGVSLLLTAIAVLAAFYLPECALAWSKGWHLSPRTVAAMIARDLMLPAMWARGWLGGAVDWRGNAMTIGTKATELEEASSRA; this is encoded by the coding sequence ATGGAACTCACTCTCATAGCGGCCTCGCTTTCGACTGCTCTTATCCTTTCAAATGCCGCCAGCATCCTGCTCGCCGCGTCACAGCTGAAACGGCGCACCACGATCGCACGGCCAGCCGGCAAATCGCCGCCCGTGTCGGTCGTCATACCCTGGCGCGGCGTCGAGCCGTTCACGCAGGAGACGCTGGAGCGCGCCTTTTCGCTCGACTGGCCACGCTATGAGTTGATCTTCTGCGTTGCCCATGGAGACGACCCGGTGGTCAGGTTGATCCGCGCCGCCATTGACCGTTTCCCAAAAGTGCCGGCCCGGCTGTTGATCGGCGAAGACCGGTTCAGTGCCAATCCCAAGCTCAACAATTGCGCCAAGGGCTGGGAAGCCGCGCGGCACAACTGGGTCGTCCTGGCCGACTCCAACGTGCTGATGCCGAGAGACTACATCCAGCATTTGATGGCGGCTTGGCGGACGGATACCGGCCTTGTCTGCTCGACGCCGATCGGCTCGCGGCCGGAGGGCTTCTGGGCCGAGGTCGAATGCGCCTTCCTCAACACGCTGCAGGCCCGCTGGCAGTATGCCGGCGAGGCGCTCGGCCTTGGCTTTGCCCAGGGCAAGAGCATGCTATTGAACAAGCCGGTGCTGGATGCCAATGGCGGCATCCGCGCGCTGGCCGCCGAAGCCGCCGAGGACGCCGCCGCGACCAAGCTGGTGAGCGCGATTGGCCTGCGCGTCAATCTTGTCGCGGCACCCTTCGAGCAGCCGCTTGGCAGGCGCACGCTTGGCACGGTCTGGTCGCGCCAGGCCCGCTGGGCGCGTCTGCGCCGCGTCACCTTCCCGCTGTTCTTCACGCCGGAAATCCTGACCGGCGCGGTGGTGCCGCTGGCATTTGCGCTGCTTGCGGCAGCCAGCGCCGGTGTCAGCCTGCTGCTGACGGCCATCGCCGTGCTGGCGGCCTTCTACCTTCCGGAATGCGCCCTGGCCTGGTCCAAGGGCTGGCACCTGTCGCCGCGCACGGTCGCGGCGATGATCGCGCGGGACTTGATGTTGCCAGCCATGTGGGCACGCGGCTGGCTCGGCGGCGCGGTCGACTGGCGCGGCAATGCAATGACCATCGGCACCAAGGCTACGGAGCTGGAAGAGGCTTCGTCGCGCGCCTGA
- a CDS encoding O-succinylhomoserine sulfhydrylase, whose protein sequence is MSSNKRNWKPQTALVHSGTLRSGFGETSEAMYLTQGYVYETAQAAEARFKGEEPGFIYSRYANPTVDMFEKRMCALEGAEDARATASGMAAVTAALLCSVKAGDHIVAARALFGSCRWVVETLAPRYGIEATLVDGTDIANWEKAVRPNTKLFFLESPTNPTLEVVDIAAVASLANSISARLVVDNVFATPLQQKPLQLGAHIVVYSATKHIDGQGRCLGGVILSDKKWIDENLHDYFRHTGPSLSPFNAWTLLKGLETLPLRVRQQTESAGKIADFLAEQPQIARVIYPGRADHPQAEIVKKQMSGGSTLICLDVKGGKQAAFALQNALDIVLISNNLGDAKSLITHPATTTHKNLSEEARAELGIGPGTLRLSVGLEDADDLLEDIAQALKAAK, encoded by the coding sequence ATGAGCAGCAACAAGCGCAACTGGAAGCCTCAGACAGCCCTCGTTCATAGCGGAACCCTGCGTTCCGGCTTCGGCGAGACCTCGGAGGCGATGTACCTGACCCAGGGCTATGTCTACGAAACGGCGCAGGCGGCGGAAGCCCGTTTCAAGGGCGAGGAACCCGGTTTCATCTATTCGCGCTACGCCAATCCGACCGTCGACATGTTCGAAAAGCGCATGTGCGCGCTGGAAGGCGCCGAAGACGCACGCGCCACGGCATCGGGCATGGCCGCGGTGACGGCGGCCCTTCTGTGCAGCGTCAAGGCCGGTGACCACATCGTGGCGGCGCGCGCGCTGTTCGGCTCCTGCCGCTGGGTTGTCGAGACCCTGGCGCCGCGCTACGGCATCGAGGCGACACTGGTCGACGGCACCGACATCGCCAACTGGGAAAAGGCGGTCAGACCCAACACCAAGCTGTTTTTCCTGGAGAGCCCGACCAATCCGACATTGGAAGTGGTCGACATCGCCGCCGTCGCGTCGCTGGCCAACTCGATCAGCGCGCGGCTTGTCGTCGACAATGTCTTCGCCACGCCTTTGCAGCAGAAGCCGTTGCAGCTCGGCGCGCATATCGTCGTCTATTCGGCGACCAAGCACATCGACGGCCAGGGCCGCTGTCTCGGCGGCGTCATCCTGTCGGACAAGAAATGGATCGACGAGAATTTGCACGACTATTTCCGCCACACCGGCCCCAGCCTGTCGCCCTTCAACGCCTGGACGCTGCTGAAGGGCCTGGAGACGCTGCCGCTGCGCGTGCGCCAGCAGACGGAAAGCGCCGGCAAGATCGCCGATTTCCTGGCCGAGCAACCGCAGATCGCCCGCGTCATCTATCCCGGCCGGGCCGACCATCCGCAGGCTGAGATCGTCAAGAAGCAGATGTCGGGCGGCTCGACGCTGATCTGCCTCGACGTCAAGGGCGGCAAGCAGGCGGCCTTCGCCTTGCAGAACGCGCTCGACATCGTGCTGATCTCCAACAATCTCGGCGATGCCAAGAGCCTGATCACCCATCCGGCGACGACGACGCACAAGAATTTGAGCGAAGAGGCGCGCGCCGAACTCGGCATCGGACCGGGCACGCTCAGGCTGTCGGTCGGCCTGGAGGACGCCGACGACCTGCTGGAAGACATCGCGCAGGCGCTGAAAGCGGCAAAATAG
- the araD1 gene encoding AraD1 family protein has product MLISQILDDAETIRVVARNGGKTRIINGARSVYSLAMEAARTGVGLATLIERKGLGETVDLDAAYKKGRLLSPINHPDPAHLHLTGTGLTHLGSAATRDSMHKKLSADGEEQLTDSMKMFRMGLEGGKPAKGQVGVQPEWFYKGNGTMAVAPGAALMSPAFAKDAGEEPEIAGIYVIGDDGAAFRVGFTLSNEFSDHVTERVNYLFLAHSKLRNASFGPEILIGDLPSDIRGTSRIVRDGKTLWEKPFLSGEANMSHTIANLEHHHFKYSAFRQPGDVHVHMFGTATLSFADGVKTEAGDVFEIEAGDFGLPLRNPLEIEKPVKVAVKAL; this is encoded by the coding sequence ATGCTGATCTCGCAGATTCTCGATGACGCCGAGACCATCCGCGTCGTTGCCCGCAATGGCGGCAAGACCCGGATCATCAACGGCGCCCGCAGCGTCTATTCGCTGGCGATGGAGGCGGCCCGCACCGGCGTCGGCCTCGCCACCCTGATCGAGCGCAAGGGGCTCGGCGAGACGGTCGATCTCGATGCCGCCTACAAGAAGGGGCGGCTGTTGTCGCCGATCAATCACCCCGATCCGGCGCACCTGCATCTCACCGGCACCGGCCTGACGCATCTCGGCTCGGCCGCAACGCGCGATTCCATGCACAAGAAGCTCAGCGCCGATGGCGAGGAGCAGCTCACCGATTCCATGAAGATGTTCCGCATGGGTCTGGAGGGCGGCAAGCCCGCCAAGGGCCAGGTCGGCGTGCAGCCGGAATGGTTCTACAAGGGCAACGGCACGATGGCCGTGGCGCCGGGTGCCGCGCTCATGTCACCGGCCTTCGCCAAGGACGCCGGCGAGGAACCCGAAATCGCCGGCATCTATGTCATCGGCGACGACGGTGCCGCCTTCCGCGTCGGCTTCACGCTGTCGAACGAGTTTTCCGACCATGTGACCGAGCGGGTGAACTATCTCTTCCTCGCCCATTCCAAGCTGCGCAACGCCTCGTTCGGGCCCGAGATCCTGATCGGCGACCTGCCTTCCGACATCCGCGGCACCTCGCGCATCGTGCGCGACGGCAAGACGCTGTGGGAAAAGCCGTTCCTGTCGGGCGAAGCGAACATGTCGCACACCATCGCCAATCTCGAACACCATCACTTCAAATATTCGGCGTTCCGCCAGCCCGGTGACGTGCATGTGCATATGTTCGGCACCGCGACGCTGTCCTTCGCCGACGGCGTCAAGACCGAGGCCGGCGATGTGTTCGAAATCGAGGCCGGCGATTTCGGACTGCCGCTGCGCAACCCGCTCGAGATCGAAAAGCCGGTGAAGGTGGCGGTGAAGGCGCTTTGA